Proteins encoded by one window of Macaca nemestrina isolate mMacNem1 unplaced genomic scaffold, mMacNem.hap1 Scaffold_564, whole genome shotgun sequence:
- the LOC139361525 gene encoding protein S100-A8 has product MLTDLEKALNSIIDVYHKYSLIKGNYHAIYKDDLKKLLETECPLYIRKKGADAWFKELDINTDGAINFQEFLILVIKMGVAAHKESHKEDHKE; this is encoded by the exons ATGTTGACCGATCTGGAGAAAGCCTTGAACTCTATCATCGACGTCTACCACAAGTACTCCCTGATAAAGGGGAATTACCATGCTATTTACAAGGATGACCTGAAGAAATTGCTAGAGACCGAGTGTCCTCTGTATATCAGG AAAAAGGGTGCAGATGCCTGGTTCAAAGAGTTGGACATCAACACCGATGGCGCAATTAACTTCCAGGAATTCCTCATACTTGTGATAAAGATGGGCGTGGCAGCCCACAAAGAAAGCCACAAAGAAGACCACAAAGAGTAG